The Vitis vinifera cultivar Pinot Noir 40024 chromosome 16, ASM3070453v1 DNA segment AGGTATTAGCCATCTGTGGGGCAAAATAGATAGGAATGGGCCACTTTGGGAAACCATGGAGGCTCTACCATTGGGTCAAATAAAGTTTTATCTGTATGTGCCTGTGAAGCATGTACCTCCATGACCCGTAAATATGGGTTGTGTCTCAGTACTCATACATATGTGCTCTCTCCTTTTTATCCTTTATCCTTCCTTTTCCCCCCTTTTAATCAGATTCTGAATAACAACAAAGTATTGGTTTTGAAACCACATCAATGTGGACTATGATATCAGCATGAATGTGCAATGCATCTTATCCATATTTGGGTGTTGAAGGTGTGAGTTACTTTCAACTTTGGATGTATTCACAAGTATATATGCTTATCAATTAATTACCTTTTTCTAAAGGTGGGAAGCATGGGCTATCTTGTCATCTACGATGTAAAAAGATCGATATTTATGTGATTTTCCTATGGCACACAACTCTACTAAACAAAGATTTATACTGAGATGATGAAGTGTGATGTGTTGGGGAGGATCCAAATCCATTTTTGGAGGTTTCTTAACAGAACTCTATAATTCAAAGATGGCACTTTGGTTTTGTTGCAAAGGAAAGAACTTGAGCATGTGCATGGTGGTGTCACCCATGAGTGCACAAATGATGATGCTAGTCATGGTTATATGGATCTTGGTTTCACAAGTTCCAATCTTAGAAGAGGCAACTTCTTCAATAAGGAAAACAGACCACATGGGAGCCAAACTTCAAGATATCCAATTCCCATGAAAAGGTACAAAGCCCTTTTCTTAGGCAACAAAGTTGCTGACACATCTTTAACTTTGTCCAAGTCACAACCCATTCCCCCTTCAAACAACAATCACCTAATCAAAGAATCTTTTGAATACAAACCTCATAATCTATCTAACTTAATTAAGCCGCCGTGCATGAACAGGAAGGCGCATGAAAaacaacatcatcaatcaagaAACATAAACAAagtaaagaaaggaaaaagagactACAGCCTACTCTCCTTTGTTTCCAGAGAACACAAGAAGGAACTAGCCCCCCATCAGTGctcttatatataatatagacaACCATCATCCCCAACTACTAGTTCATTGTTAAAAATCTGGAGAAAGGAACTAAAACTTTCAGAAAATATTAGAGTACTGAGTTGGAGAAAGACACACACACTATTTCACCAAAGAGaatgcctatttataggcttacaaccaaactaaaaatgctaaaaactcTCAGCTGCTATGACTACTTCTACTAACAGAAAAACTGAAAAACAGAGATAGCAAAACAGAGACTAAGTCTAACTAAGACATTTTCAAAGGCAAACTCTCATGAAATTCTAACACTCCTCCTTGAGATTTGCCTTGGACATACCAAGCTTCAACCTTAGGAACTCCAGCCTTGATTTAGGAAGTCCTTTAGTCATTATGTCAGCAAGTTGCTCATCAGTTGAGCAATAATGCAGCTTAACAAGTGAATTCTTTTCAGCTTCCCTTATGGAGTggaattttacatttatgtGCTTGGTTCTGCCATGATGGACAGGATTTTGAGCAATGGAAATGGCTGACTTATTGTCACAGTAAAGCTCAGTTGGTGAGCTTTGTTCCCAGCCTAAATCAGCAAGCAATTTTCTCAACCATATTGCTTGATTTGCAGCAGCTGCTAAGGAGatatactcagcttctgtagttGATTGTGCCACTACTTCTTGCTTTCTTGAATTCCAGCATATGACACCTGAACCGATTGTAAATGCATAACCTGAAGTGCTCTTCATATCATCAACACTTCCTGCCCAATCACTATCAGCATAACCATCTAGCTTAACTCCTCCTGTCTTTAAATACCAAATGCCAAGATTTGTTGTACCTTTAACATACTTTAGCACCCTCTTTGCAACTCCCATGTGAACATTGCTAGGTGAACTCATGAACCTTGAAAGCAAACTAGCTGGAAACATCAAGTCAGGTCTGGTTACTGTCAAGTATAGTAGGCTGCCCACCAAGCTTCTATATGCAGAGGGTTCCTCAAGTTTCTCACCatcattctttgaaattttctcattttgtgcCAGCGGAGTTGCTACTTCTTTGCATGATTCTAGCTTGAATTTCTTGAGAATATCCATAGCATATTTTCTTTGTGAAATGAAGATACCCCAGCTGCATTGGTATATTTCCATTCCAAGGAAGTAGTTCATGGTGCCAAGGTCAGACATCTCAAATACATCTtgcatttccattttgaaatcAGCTAGCAATTTTACATTGCTTCCGGTCActagcatgtcatcaacataaagtgaTACTACCAGTTGCAAACCATCatcattttgtttcaaatacAAAGTAGCTTCATTTTCACTCCTCCTAAATCCAAGTTGGATCAGATGAGAATCAATTCTGCTATACCAGGCCCTTGGTGCTTGCTTCAAACCATAGAGAGCCTTATGTAGCTTGTACACTTTGTGTTCATGGCCAATAACCTCAAAGCCTTCTGGTTGTTGAACATAAATTTCTTCAAGAAGTATACCATTTAGAAAAGCTGACTTGACATCTAAATGGTACACTTTCCATCCCATTTGACCAGCAAGTGCAAGTAGTAGCCTTATAGTGTCATGTCTGGCTACTGGTGCAAATGTATCACCATAGTCCACTCCAGCAACTTGAGCAAAACCCTTCACAACCAATCTAGCCTTGTGCCTGAAGATTGAACCAtctgaattaaatttagttctGAAAACCCACTTTACACCAATTGCATTCTTAGCTTCAGGTAGTTCTGTCAACTTCCAGGTTCCATTTCTTTCAATAGCATCAATTTCAGCTTTCATGGCCTCAATCCATTCTAGAAATCTTGCAGCTTCCGTGTAACATGTAGGCTCAGCATGTACAAGATTGCACCTCTCGTACACATCAGATAATGGCCTCATCTTAAGCACTGGTGTGTCTGAAGTTGCTTCAACATCAAGTGGACCTTCAATGATTGTACTTTCTATTGCTGGTTCAAGAATAGATGGAGTGGTTTGATCACATTTATGAACTTTCTTCAAGTCCCAATTCCAATAGGAGTTTTCATCAAAGTGCACATCTCTACTTATCACGATTTTCATTCTACTCAAGCTATAAATTCTGTAACCTTTTGATTCTGCTGCATAACCAACAAAGACACCTTTCTCAGCTCTTTCATCAAGCTTCCCTCTCTTGAAAGATGGCACATGAAGATAACAAAATGAGCCAAAAACTTTCAGGTGCTTGACAGAAGGTTTTACACCAGACCATGCCTCTATTGGTGTTTTGCTTTGAACAGACTTAGTTGGTAGTCTGTTAAGCAAATACACTGAGGTGTTGACTGCTTCAGCCCATAGAAGCTTTGGTAGCTTCTTCTCGAATAGCATGCACCTTGCCATCTCCATTACGGTTCTGTTCTTCCTCTCAGAGACTCCATTCTGCTGTGGTGAGTATGGAGCTGTTAGCTGGTGTACAATTCCAGCTTCTTGACAAAAGACTCTAAACTCTTTTGAGGTATACTCACCTCCATTATCAGTTCTGAGCACCTTAACGTTCTGGCCACTTtgagtttcaaccattttcttgaagCTTTTGAACATAGAGAGCACTTGTGActtggtttttagaaaataaacccaaGTCATTCTGctgaaatcatcaataaatagtGCAAAATACACATTGTTGCTCAATGAGGTTGTGCTCATTGGTCCACAAATATCTGAATGGATTAATTCCAGCTTGTGAGTAGCTCTCTTGGACATATTTTGAGGGAATGGTTGTCGTTGTTGCTTCCCTAGCTCACAACTTTCACAAGTTTGAGCATTAACTGAGATTTCAGGCATGTCTTCAACCATACCAGCTTCTTGCATGAACCTCAGTGACTTCAAGTTGAAATGACCATATCTTTTGTGCCAAACAACACTCTCATCAATCTTGGCACTAAAGACATGACCTTCAACTAAATCAAGcttcaaataaaaactatttccattcattttaatttttgctaTCTCTGTTCCGTGTACATCagagataaaacaaaaattttctttgaaagagACTGCATATCCATTTCTTAGCATTTGTGCAACACTAAGAAGATTCTGATCTAAATCTGGAATATAAAGAACATTAGTGACAATTTTTGTACCTCTCTTGGTGCTGATAGCAATTGTCCCTTTTCCTTTGGCTTGCACAACTTTACCATTTCCCAACTTGACCTTTGGTTGAACTGATCTATCAATGGAGGTAAATATTGACAGATGTTTGGTCATGTGACTTGTGCAGCCACTGTCAATGAGCCAAGTATTCAGTTCATGAGAACTGAGTGCTTGTGATGCCATAAATAAATGctcatcatcatttttgtcTTCTTCAGTCACACTTGCATGTTGTTCTGGTTGCTGttgtgattgttttttcttggCTCTGCAATACTTCTCactgtggccaagtttattgcagaAGTTACAATTAAAGAGAGGTTTACCTTTGTGCCAACAATCTTTCTCAGCATGGTTGGTTCTTTTGCAATGAGAGCAAGGcggaaattttccttttcttgaagACCCTTCAGCTTTCCCTCTGCTGTTCTTGAAGAACTTCTTTCCTTGCAAGTTTCCAGAATTCTTTCCCTTGTGATTTGCTTGAAAAGCACCTTCAGTAGCTTCATCACCTCTCATTAAGACCCTTTGCTCCTGTGCATGAAGCTTGCTGGTTAACTCTACAATTGTGAGAGTTTGCAAGTCACAAGACTCCTCAATTGCAGAAATCTTGGCTTCAAACTTTTGAGGCACTGAAACCATGATCTTTTCTACCACCTTTTGATCCGTAAATGCCTCACCAAGAAGCCGCATTTGGTTTACAACATCCATTAACCTGCCAGAATAATCTTTGACAGATTCATCGTCTTTCATCTTCATCAACTCAAACTCTCTCTTCAATGTGAGGAGTCTAacatttttgactctttcactgcCCTCAAATTCACCTTGGAGCTTGTCCCATACCTGTTTAGGTGTTTCCAAGTTCATGATTTTGGTGAAGATGTGGTCTGCAAGTCCTGAATGTAGGCAAGTGATGGCTTTGTCTTTCTTGAGTTTTTCTTCCTCATATGCTTTCATCTGAGCAACTGTAGGATTTGCTCCCAATGGTGGTGGATCAGCTTCTGACATCACAACATTCCACAAACCTTGAGACCTTAAGTAAAACCTCATCTTGACAGCCCAAATGTGATAGTGTTCACCATTAAACACTGGAATTACAGAGGAAATATTGCTAGAAGGAGTCATGTTTGCACCACAGTTGCCTGAAAAAATAGATCACTCAACCTCACTAGTATTTGCACTCAACCTCACTGTGTTTAGTACTCAAAACACTCAAAAACTTTGCCTCACAGCCCGTAGGAAttttgctctgataccactgtTAAAAATCTGGAGAAAGGAACTAAAACTTTCAGAAAATATTAGAGTACTGAGTTGGAGAAAGACACACACACTATTTCACCAAAGAGaatgcctatttataggcttacaaccaaactaaaaatgctaaaaactcTCAGCTGCTATGACTACTTCTACTAACAGAAAAACTGAAAAACAGAGATAGCAAAACAGAGACTAAGTCTAACTAAGACATTTTCAAAGGCAAACTCTCATGAAATTCTAACATTCATGagtataataacaataataattgcTCAAGACCAGAACAAGATCGATAATCTGTAAGGTTCCAATGGCGAACCTGCAAATTGTTCCAGCTTCCAACAACGTGGAAGCACAGTACGTGGAGATGATGGTGCCTCTGTACTCATATGGATGTGAGAAGAAAGTAAAGAAGACATTAGCCGGAATTAAAGGTAAATCCAAAAATATGCATGCCAATATAGCTCTCTTTACTCTCAGAGCATTTTTCATGTGATTTGTTGGTTGGTTGGTCTGTGCTTAATTGTCCTGGGCTTGAGCACTGACTTCTGTTAAAGTTTGTAATTTGGCCAAGCCCAATGCCATACCAGACAAATAAAGTGAAAACACATGCCTACAATTATTCATGGGCCAGAGAGAAGCCATCCTAATCTTTACTATCTATGGTAAACATATTTTTAGGATATGCATCACTCTGACCCATTGAGTGGGGAAACTTCAAGAATCAAGCTTCCACCTAATGGAGGGGTCTCAACCATGGCCAGCAGCCCATTCAAGAGAGAAGGGCAGCCAAGCAAACCAAAGCCAGGCCAATTGATGTGTCCTAGTCCTTGAAATATAtggttttcattttatttggaTGACGTGCAGGGATATACTCAGTGAATGTGGATTATAATCAGCAGAAGGTGACAGTGTGGGGAATATGCAACAAATATGATGTGCTAACGACCATGAGGACCAAGAGGAAAGAAGCCCGGTTCTGGAATGATGAAGACAACGCGGAGATGGAAGAACCCGTGAAAGATCCCAAGCCTATGACTTTAACTAGAGTTCGCTCTCTTAGCTGGAAAGCATGGAGGATGGTCTTCAAGAGATCATATtccttttaaagaaaaattggaagtggataaataagaataaaacaCAACTTCCTCATTTCTGAGAACTTTGATTTGATGTAAATTGGCCAACATACATTTCCCACATGATCAGTTGGTGGACCACTGTTTCTTCAAGCATTCCGGCTTCCTAAATGTATATCTTTTTGACAAATTCGGTTGCTTCTCCTTCCTTCTTTCGCCTTGTTTGGTAAGTTTTGTGAAAAGTCCTTGCACTTTCAATTATATCTAACAGGTCAGCAAGGGTGTGCGCCAATAGTCCCTTCCTGTTCAAGGGCTCCACAACGCGTTAGAAGAATGATTTCTACCCTGATGCATCAAAATCTCATCACAAACTCGCAAGTTCATATCATTTGCTGAGAGAAATTTAGTAGATGGTGATTTCTAAAAGGTGAAACGGCATGTAGTTACCCCACCAAGGAAAAGAGTCATGTGTTGTGTTCACAATGTTTGAGATATGAAACATATAATGACCCCTGAAACAGAAAATTTCATTCGGATCCTACATGAAAGCAATATTGCAAATGACGTAAAGACAACAACACACACCCTGGCATTAATTGAGGTCTCCATTTTTTCACAGGAAGGGagagaaaataaacaagaaaactTGTGGTCCTCATGGTGAGAGCCTCATTGGTTTCAATCAAACTACCCGAATaagatatttatgttttattcaGGAGAGTTACATTCAACAACATCATGAGTCAAAATGTTGAGTGGGGTTGGTGGAGATAGGGCTCTTAATTAGCTAGGAAATCAACAGGTTCTTTTACCCTATATAGGAATTCACACGACAGTTAACATGCACATGGCCACGATTTTACTTTAAGCAACTGCAGCTCACCTTGCATTTTCTGATGTCCCAAGGAGTTGTAGGGCCAGACCGGTGCCAACACTGAATTTCAAACTTGGAAACCACTGCATCTCCACCCTTGATTCTTCAACTCAGTTCACTCTACCCCACACATCATCAGCCTAAAAGGAAAGATGTGATTTGAGTATATATCTCATTTGAGTCTCATGTGAAAGTAAAACATTACCATGATTACAATTGATGAATGAGTTGACAAAACTCAGACTACAACTAATCTcattatgatattaatatatgaaatcATAATTAAGATCTCTGTGTGCTAGATTGAGAAGTACCACAAATTAAAGTAGGTCAATCCCATTAGCTTATAAGTTTGGCTTCATTACACCTCCTCCTTCAATCTCAATATAACCACCACACCGGAAGCTTAGAAGGAAAAATCATTACTTGGCCTCTCAACCTTGAAGGGCTCCCTTTGAAATAGCCATTGAGCAAAAGCTTTCAGAGAGGAAGAGAAGATGATAATGGTGGCTGTGATTACAGAGCTGCTAGAGGAATACACCGTGGTGCTGGCAAGGATGACAGAGCAGCTGTTCCTCCCAAGGCATAATATGGGTGCCCTCAATATCAGGAATCTCCGTCTCTCCAGTCCCTCTTCCCTTCAAGACAACTCTTCCTTCCTTCTCTACTTCTAGAGTTTTTCAGCTCTGTGTTTTTGAATTGTTCATggtctttttctctctttctctctttctctttattctattttttcattgtttgggttgggatttggattttttacgctttttgtttttctatttatgCAGTGCAGAGTGTGTAGATGAGATATCTCCTTTGTTTCTCTTACCAAATATGTAAAATTCATCTCAGCTTTTTGGTGAGATTCAAATACCATCTCAtgaaataatattgaaattcttACACCCATTTGTTGAAATGAGCTTTGAAAATGGTTGGATTTCTTTTGTGGGGTCTCCCCCTTTTTTGGAATGAGGAAGACCAAGATCACAATTTGGTTTTCTATGCACTAAATGCAGAACCCACCATGCAGAAGAGATTAGTTGTGATATAAGATGAAGAAAAAGGATTCTCTCTTCACCAAAATTTCTCAACCTAATCAAAAGAGCTGAATTCAGGGTACATTTGAACGGGCAGATGACTTGGGAGGCTGGGTTGCTGGGACTTCTTGAATCCCATCATTGTTTGTTCCCTATGAGCAACAAGACAAAGTACCTAGTGCCAATTCTCCATAATTGTGATTGCAAGTTCTGTTTGTTTGtgtggaaaataaaagaaagtggCGAAAATAGAAGGAAATTCACTTCACCAAATGCTCACCCACATGACTAAGGCTTAAGGTCAATAAATTATGGATGCAGTAACTAGTACTGCTTCTTATCCCCATCCGCTCCAGAAGAGTTTGGGCTGATAATAGTGATGGGGTGAAGCTGATCAGTCAGCCACTAGCTGTTGGTATAAGAAATGGCCATGTTCAAGTCCCAAATGGGCTCTGCATTTTGCTTGGCCCATGACCATCTTCATTGTGGGAGTATGCCAAACTCTTCATATAGatttattcaatttcttttaaggGTATGTTTGCTAAAAGAAAATCAgagaaaaaacatatatataaaaagaaatatatatatataatagaattttttttctcacataGTCCTGTTTGatcatgaaaattttagaaaataaaaaataagggtttgtttgataattgttttcgaaatTAAAAACagattgattttaaaaactgttgtatgatttttgtagaaaaggttttttagaaattaaaaatatttttaacctatttttaatattttaaaatatgttttaaaaataatttttatatgtaatgtttatttttaataattctactaattatttcttaaaacagttataataaaacaagtgaaaacaataaaaaataattaaaaaatattttttgaaaacaccttattttttatttttaagaacagaaaatataaaataattttttgccGTTAAGtgtattttctgttttttttttttcagaaaatagaaaattgttttaaaaaaccgtTCCAAAACATAACCTAAGTGACCGTttgattacaatttttttttttttttggttttaaaataaaagataataatagtaatttttatagaggataaagtaatttttaaagacttatgttgaaaaaataaaatattaaccactttaaatgttaaatttttgcaaagtgatttttaaagatataggataaatctataattttggtataaaatattatatttttatataaaagtttttaattttaaaaatgaaaaataacaaatatatctGAAATAAATGCTAAATTATTGGCGATTAATTTGTCGTatcaaaacttttaaatgtttaCCTTTAAAAGATAAAGGTtctaaaactatttaaaaaaaaattgaaacataaaaaaattattgaatcaaattttaaaatttttgaaagtaatttgtaaatatattacataaatttatatttttatatttaattttgaaaacaaaaaaaataaagaaatacatTTGAATAAACAccctaacatttttttttttaccac contains these protein-coding regions:
- the LOC100853393 gene encoding heavy metal-associated isoprenylated plant protein 28 translates to MANLQIVPASNNVEAQYVEMMVPLYSYGCEKKVKKTLAGIKGIYSVNVDYNQQKVTVWGICNKYDVLTTMRTKRKEARFWNDEDNAEMEEPVKDPKPMTLTRVRSLSWKAWRMVFKRSYSF